The sequence below is a genomic window from Luteimonas sp. MC1825.
GTCCCGCCTGCAGGCGCTCGACACCGATCCCGTACGCAACACGCTGGCCGCGTACGAGCGTCTCCAGGCCCGCCAGGCGGTGGATGCGCTGGCGGCCGCAAGGAGCGGCCAGGGGCGCACGGACGCACGCCAGGTCGCCGAATGGCGGGTCGAGACCGCGGAAATCGCGGTAGGCAACGCCGTCGACCGGCGCGAGCTCGATCGCCTCGAGCGCGAACGCAGCGAACTGCTGGTGGAAGCCAGCCGCCAGGATGCCGCCCGCGCCCGCGCGGAGGCCGAGCGGCTGCGCATCCAGGCCCAGGTGCAGGCCGAGGAGGCCGAGCGCCTGCGCCTGGCGGCCGAGGAGGAATCCAGCGCCCGCCAGCAGGTGGAAGGCGTGCTGGACGACGTGGCCGGCGCACAGGCCGCCAAGCTGCGTGCGGCGCGACAGCGCGAAGCCGAGCTCAAGCGCCAGGAAGCCGAGCTGATGCGGGATGTGCCGGGTCCCGCCAGGCGCCCGCGCTGACGCCCGCAAGCACCCCGGAAGCGGGTCCGGGCGGCCGCCTGTCCGGCGGCTGTCCGCACCCTCCGCGGCGGCCTTGCCCCCCCAGGTCGGGAGGAGTAGGGTCGGTCCTGCAGGCGGCGACCACCTACGGTGAGGCCGCCTGGCGGAGCGGAAGGGTGACGTGACGGAATCGTGCGACTCCAACGGGAATGTCGCCGCGGGCAAGGCCCCGCGGACGTTCCCGAGGGGGCGTCCGGAACGCGCCGGTCCAGCTTCAAACGATACGCCTCGGGCCGCAGGGTCCGGGGCGTTTTTGCATGTCCGCGCGGAGGGCCGCGCGGGCCACAGCTGAAAGGAGGTCTCCATGTTCGAAGGTCAACCGCAGGCGGAAATGGACGAGCTGTTCAAGTCCAACCCGGAGTTCCGCCAGCTCTACCACCGGCACAAGGAACTCGACAAGAAGGTGCTCGACGCGGAACTCGGCGTTCTGCCGATCGATGACACCAGGCTGGCGCAGATGAAGCGCGAAAAGCTCGTCGCCAAGGACCGCCTGGCGCAGATGTTCGACACATTGACCCACTGATTCCACTCCCCCCACGCCGTAACCAGGCAAGCGTGCGCGGCGGCGGCCATCCTCGTCGGTCGCCGCCGCGCACGCGCCACCTGCCGGGGCCACGCAACGGACCGCGACGCGCGATGCGATAATCGCCGCCCCGTTACGTGAGGCCGTCCGGCATGCCCATCCACGATTCCGTCCTCGGACTCATCGCCGATACCCCCATCGTCAAGGCCAGGCGCCTGGATGCGGGTTGCTGCGAGCTGTACTTCAAGCTCGAAAGCCAGAACCCCGGTGGTTCGATCAAGGACCGCATCGGCATGAGCATGATCGAGGCCGCCGAGGCGCGCGGCGACATCAAGCCGGGTGACACGCTGGTGGAGGGCACCGCCGGCAACACCGGCATCGGCCTGGCGCTGGTGGCGCAACAGAAGGGCTACAAGCTGGTGCTGGTGGTCCCCGACAAGATGAGCCGGGAAAAGATCTTCAACCTCAAGGCGATGGGTGCGGAAGTGGTACTGACCCGCTCGGACGTCGCCAAGGGCCACCCCGACTACTACCAGGACCTGGCCGAGCGCCTCGCCGCCGAGACGCCGGGGGCGTACTTCATCAACCAGTTCGGCAACCCCGACAACCCGGCCGCGCACGAGCACGGCACCGGCCCGGAGATCCTGCGCCAGATGGCCGAGGTCGGCGGGCTGGATGCGATCGTCTTCGGCTGCGGCAGCTCCGGCACGATGAGCGGGCTGTCGCGCTGCTTCGCCACGCAGGCGCCGGACGTGGAGATGGTGCTGGCCGATCCGGTCGGCTCGATCCTTGCCGAGTACATCAACGAGGGCACGCTCAGCGACAAGTCGGCCAGCTGGATGGTGGAGGGCATCGGCGAGGACTTCCTGCCGTCGATCTCCGATTTCTCGCGGGTGAAGAAGGCCTATGCGATCACCGACAAGGAGAGCTTCCTGACCGCGCGCGAGCTGCTGGCCAAGGAGGGCATCCTGGGCGGCTCCTCCACCGGCACGCTGCTGGCCGCGGCGCTGAAGTACTGCCGCGAGCAGACCACGCCGAAGAAGGTGCTGGTGTTCGTCTGCGACACCGGCAACAAGTACCTGTCGAAGATGTACAACGACTACTGGATGCTCGACAACGGCTTCATCGAGCGCGAGCAGCACGGCGACCTGCGCGACCTGATCCTGCGCCCGTATTCGCAGCGCGACACCGTGGTGGTCGGGCGCAACGACCTGCTGGTTACCGCCTACCAGCGCATGAAGCTGTACGAGATCTCGCAGCTGCCGGTGATGGACGGCGACGACCTGGTCGGCATCCTCGACGAGTCGGATGTGCTGCTGCACGTCTACGGTGACGAGGCCCGGTTCCGCGACCCGGTGTCGACCGCCATGGCCAGCAAGCTGGAAGTGCTGGACGTGAAATCGCCGATCGAGTCGCTGCTGCCGGTGTTCGACCGCGGCCAGGTGGCGATCGTGATGGACGGCAGCCG
It includes:
- a CDS encoding YdcH family protein; protein product: MFEGQPQAEMDELFKSNPEFRQLYHRHKELDKKVLDAELGVLPIDDTRLAQMKREKLVAKDRLAQMFDTLTH
- a CDS encoding pyridoxal-phosphate dependent enzyme, which codes for MPIHDSVLGLIADTPIVKARRLDAGCCELYFKLESQNPGGSIKDRIGMSMIEAAEARGDIKPGDTLVEGTAGNTGIGLALVAQQKGYKLVLVVPDKMSREKIFNLKAMGAEVVLTRSDVAKGHPDYYQDLAERLAAETPGAYFINQFGNPDNPAAHEHGTGPEILRQMAEVGGLDAIVFGCGSSGTMSGLSRCFATQAPDVEMVLADPVGSILAEYINEGTLSDKSASWMVEGIGEDFLPSISDFSRVKKAYAITDKESFLTARELLAKEGILGGSSTGTLLAAALKYCREQTTPKKVLVFVCDTGNKYLSKMYNDYWMLDNGFIEREQHGDLRDLILRPYSQRDTVVVGRNDLLVTAYQRMKLYEISQLPVMDGDDLVGILDESDVLLHVYGDEARFRDPVSTAMASKLEVLDVKSPIESLLPVFDRGQVAIVMDGSRFLGLITRIDLLNWLRRRVN